The Verrucomicrobium spinosum DSM 4136 = JCM 18804 DNA segment GACATTGCGGCGGGTGGCTCAGATTTCTGTGTCCAGAATGCGGGAGATCGGCTTGAATCTGCGTCCCTCGCTCTCGCGTCAGACCGTCATGCCCAAGCCCCCTCACAAGACCTACCTCGACTTTCTCCGAAAATCGTTTGGCCGGCATGATGTCGTCCTCAAGCATGCGAGTCCCCAGGGCGGGCGGGAGGTGTCTGTCTATGTCTTCCGGAACTTTCCGGAGCCCGGCATGATCACGGGTGTGACCTACGGCTTGAGTCAGGAGGCGGCCCCGAATGAGGAGGTGGGGCAAGCGCGGCGGGAACTCATGATCTCTGTGGAGTCAACCGACACCCTCTGGGCCTGGAATGCTGCTTATTTTGCGGCGGAATTTCGCGGGCAGCGCGGTTTTTTGAACGGGGAGATGTTTTTTGCGGATGAGCCGCTCGCCAGCGATACCCGCATGGATGGCCTGCTGGTGTATGCGCCCAGCATTCTGCGTGCGGAACAGGCGAGGGTGAGGACGCCGCAGGGCGTGATCCAGTTCACCCAGCTCTATCCCATCTACCGGAGTGAGCTGGTGGTCTATGAGCGCTACGGTCTGCCCGCGCTGTGGAATCATCCGGGGTTCGAGATCTACAATCCCAAGCGCGAGCCGGTGGTGATCTGAAAAACGGCAAACGCCGCCGGGGTCACGGCGCTCGCCGGAGGCTGCCCCTGACGGCGTAGTAGGTGGGGAGTTCCAAGTCGCCCACGTCATCCAACCGCTGGATCTGGGCCAGGCCGGGATTCAGCGTGCAGGCGGCATCCCAGTCTAGGAGAGTGGCTTCCCAGCGTGTGCCCGGCTCCAGCCCATCTGGCGCGGCGGGTTTGCGATCCCGGAGGTGATCTGAGTACAGCAGGGCCTTTTGCGCCGGCAGGCCCGGCGCTGGGGCGAGCTCGACCACGAAAGACCTGAGCACCGCAGGGTAAGGGGTCTCGTGCGGGGCGCTGGCCCTTGAGGTCTGTAGAATCTTGAACCTGCGGTTCGAGGAGGGGCCGGACTGGGGGTGTGGCGGAGCCGGTGATCCGGGCTCCCCGGCAAAAGTCAGCCGGTCCAGATGCAGCGGCGGCCAGGCCTCCAGCGGCAGCAGCAGGCAGCGTTCTGCAAACACCATCAGCACTGTCTGGCGGCTGGCACCATAGCCGGGCAGCATCTGGCAGCGACGGATGAACTCCCGCCGACAGGCGGCCGGACCGCCGCCGCTGATGGTGATGACATCCACACGGTGCCCTACGGCGCGTGCCACTTGCGAGGGGAAGCCCCCATGCACCCTGGCCTTGGAGGAAGGGGCCTCTATGGCATCAAACTCGTCGATGCCGTTGCTGTCGCAGAGCAGGGTCGAGGGGTTGCGGGCTTCCACCGGGTTTTGGGAAAGTACGGAAATCTGGAGGAGTGGAGGCGGCGTAATGGCATGCCGGCTGGGGGGCATCCACTCCCGGATGAATGCCTTGTCCGCAGGCGTGAACGATCCGGCCTTTGGGGCCAAGAGGGAGGCGACTGTGGCGGCCCCCACCTCTGCCCCCAGGGGCGTCCAGTGACTGTCGCCGTGGAAGTAGCACAGGGTGCCCTCTGTAGCGGCCTGACCCAGGGGACGGCTGAGATCCACAAACTCGATCCCGGCGGCACGCAAGGCCTCACCGAAAGCCCGGAGCTGGAGTGAGGCGTCACCTGGTTGTGGGCGGGGACCGGTCTCATCCAGCCCTGGCACCCGATCGGGGTGGATCGCATAGGCTGCGGGCACCGGCATGAGAATGAGACGGATGCCTCGTGCCCTGAGGAGCTGGTGAAACTCCACGAGGGAGGCTGTTTTTTCCAAGTACCGTGAGGTCGGGGCATTCAAGCAGGAGAGGCATTTTTTGTAGAGGCGGAACTCCTCTGTGGCCGGAATGAAATCCTCTCGTGGCCAGAGATTGGCGCGCAAGAGCGCAGCGCTGCGGGCGCGCAGGGCATTGATCCCGGCGAGCTGGGTGGGGGACAGTGTTTTGACAACCGCCGCGAGGTCAGGGTCCTGCTCTGCAGGAAGGTGGGCGGACTGCAGCCAGAGGGTGCCCAGCTGTCGCACCGCCGGCCATTTCCAGATGACGCCGGCAGCCAGCACCAAGAGCCCCAGCAGGAACAGCAGGCGGAGGGGGGGCGGACGCTTTCGGGAGCCGGGACTCATGTGCAAGAGCTAAACCCGGCTGGGGCGCTAGCGCAATGCGCCAGACAAAACACCCGGCCAGGAACAAGGTCCTGACCGGGTGCGGGTGCAATCAAACCCGGAGCCACCGGATCGGAAAAGGGAGGTGGAACTTAGAACTTCCAGGTCACGCTGGCACTGACGTTGAACGGCTTGCCG contains these protein-coding regions:
- a CDS encoding alginate O-acetyltransferase AlgX-related protein; this translates as MSPGSRKRPPPLRLLFLLGLLVLAAGVIWKWPAVRQLGTLWLQSAHLPAEQDPDLAAVVKTLSPTQLAGINALRARSAALLRANLWPREDFIPATEEFRLYKKCLSCLNAPTSRYLEKTASLVEFHQLLRARGIRLILMPVPAAYAIHPDRVPGLDETGPRPQPGDASLQLRAFGEALRAAGIEFVDLSRPLGQAATEGTLCYFHGDSHWTPLGAEVGAATVASLLAPKAGSFTPADKAFIREWMPPSRHAITPPPLLQISVLSQNPVEARNPSTLLCDSNGIDEFDAIEAPSSKARVHGGFPSQVARAVGHRVDVITISGGGPAACRREFIRRCQMLPGYGASRQTVLMVFAERCLLLPLEAWPPLHLDRLTFAGEPGSPAPPHPQSGPSSNRRFKILQTSRASAPHETPYPAVLRSFVVELAPAPGLPAQKALLYSDHLRDRKPAAPDGLEPGTRWEATLLDWDAACTLNPGLAQIQRLDDVGDLELPTYYAVRGSLRRAP
- a CDS encoding suppressor of fused domain protein gives rise to the protein MQASTVPGHAWLVVRTLRRVAQISVSRMREIGLNLRPSLSRQTVMPKPPHKTYLDFLRKSFGRHDVVLKHASPQGGREVSVYVFRNFPEPGMITGVTYGLSQEAAPNEEVGQARRELMISVESTDTLWAWNAAYFAAEFRGQRGFLNGEMFFADEPLASDTRMDGLLVYAPSILRAEQARVRTPQGVIQFTQLYPIYRSELVVYERYGLPALWNHPGFEIYNPKREPVVI